GCGTGATACAGGAATTGGTGAATAATATCCTCAAACACAGCAACGCCAGTTTCATTCACGTTACCCAGAACCTCGGCGGCACCAAACTGTATATCAGGATGCATCACGACGGAAAGGGAATCACCCAGAGCGATTTCGAGAAACTCAACAAGAGCAACCAGGGGCTGGGACTAAAAAATATCCAGAGCCGCCTCAAGCTCCTGCACGGAAGGATCTATTTTGAAAAAGATATGTCTCAAACCTATTATAAAGTAACCATTGAAATACCAAGAGTTGAGGAAGAAGTAGTAGCAGAATGATCCAATGGTTCATGTTCATACATTCTGTAAATTTAGACTGCCAATATCATAAAAACAATGGGACCCATTAAAGTTGCTATCGCAGACGACCACAAGATCTTTCGAAAAGGAGTGATACTTTCCCTCCGTCCCTACACCAATATCAAATTTGTGCTGGAGGCGGAGAACGGACAGGAACTGTTAGACAATCTCCCGGGATTGACAGAGCAGCCGGATGTAATTCTGATGGACCTGAGAATGCCGCTGAAAGACGGAATTGAAACCACCAAGATCATTGCCCGGCAATATCCGCAGATCCATGTGATTGCGCTTACCATGTATGAAGATGAGCGCTTCGTCAGCCATATGATGGAAATCGGCGCCAATGGATATTTGCTCAAAAGCGCTGATCCTGCCGAGATCAAGAAAGCCATTATGGAAGTAATGAGCAAAGGATATTATCTCAACAATTTCGTGAACAGGATATTGTTGAAAAAATCGCATGCCAGACAGAAAGTAGTGCCTACACTCAACAGTGAGATCACGCTGAGTGACCGTGAAAGAGATGTGATCAAGTACATCTGCATGGAATTCACAGCGCATGAAATTGCACAGAAACTGGAAGTAAGCCCCAGGACCGTGGAAGCGATAAAAGACCGGCTGATGGAGCGCTTTGGCTCCAAGAACACTGCCGGGCTCGTTTTCTTTGCCGTAAAAAACAACCTGATCGATTAGATTTATTACTCTATGAATTCCCGGTTACAGACTTGTAGCCACTATGGTAAAAGCCGGTACTATACAGAACATCCTTTGCATCATCGCCATGCTGGCTGCGCTGGCTCCGGCCCTGATCATCCTGTTCAGGCGCGTGTGGCAATCGGATATACTGAACTTCCTGATGGTGTTTTCTTTGCTCAGCTTCATGCACCAGTTGCTTGCGGGAATCATGCCAGTCAACCAGATCAGCTACCACTTCACTCATGCAGCTTTCAGTCTCAGTGAATTCATCCTATTGCTTTTCCTGCTCCGGCCACCGGCAAAACCAAAATGGATGCGCGACCTCTTCCATATCTTCTCCATCGCATTCCTCTCTGTTATCATTACGGTATATGCCATCATGGGGGCCACGTCTTCCGGCAGTACGGTAATGGTTTTACAGAACCTGATCCTGCTGGCTGCCGCCATTGCAGGTGTGATACAGCTTCTTAAATCGGATGAAGTATTCATCTTCCAGCTTCCGCTTTTCTGGATCATCGCAGGTACAATCGCCTTCTCCTGCATGGAGCTTTTGCTGGCAATGATCCCTTATAACGGGAACGGACAGCCGCAACGCGAAATGGCCATCATGCAATCGCTCGTGATCATTATCAGGAGCATCTTCTTCATCATCGCCGCTTTCACTAAAATAAAGAACCCCGCAGTGAAACACACTACAGGGTTCAAAGAGTTCAGGTATTGACCAGGTCAGATCTTCATTTCGGGAATATCTCCTTCGATGATGAGCTTACCGGCCGTTTTTGATTTGATCTCGTCCACAGACACACCGGGCGCACGTTCCAGCAATTTGAAGCCGCCTCCGGGCATTACTTCCAGCACAGCCAGGTCAGACACTATTCGTTTTACGCAGTTCACTCCTGTGAGCGGCAGCGTACAGGCAGGCAGCACTTTCGATTCTCCCCT
This portion of the Pseudobacter ginsenosidimutans genome encodes:
- a CDS encoding response regulator transcription factor — its product is MGPIKVAIADDHKIFRKGVILSLRPYTNIKFVLEAENGQELLDNLPGLTEQPDVILMDLRMPLKDGIETTKIIARQYPQIHVIALTMYEDERFVSHMMEIGANGYLLKSADPAEIKKAIMEVMSKGYYLNNFVNRILLKKSHARQKVVPTLNSEITLSDRERDVIKYICMEFTAHEIAQKLEVSPRTVEAIKDRLMERFGSKNTAGLVFFAVKNNLID